In one window of Meleagris gallopavo isolate NT-WF06-2002-E0010 breed Aviagen turkey brand Nicholas breeding stock chromosome 4, Turkey_5.1, whole genome shotgun sequence DNA:
- the COMMD8 gene encoding COMM domain-containing protein 8: MLRLLEKLPPGRTLEFLHNIVDGICGRGYPRYQNYSGVWSLAEWMEVLEETRTYFKTAVGKNITDEEAVQQMNELNANYQEAIIKCLKGRKEEIRNALVETVNAISSAQLQDFDWQLKLALSSDKISTLQMPLLNLDLDVRENGEIKPISIEMNKEELQNLINALEAANKVVLQLK; the protein is encoded by the exons ATGCTGCGGCTGCTGGAGAAGCTGCCGCCGGGACGGACGTTGGAG TTCCTTCATAACATAGTTGATGGCATATGTGGACGTGGGTATCCTCGGTACCAGAATTACAGCGGTGTTTGGAGCTTGGCAGAGTGGATGGAGGTTTTGGAAGAAACAAGGACGTATTTCAAAACTGCCGTTGGCAAAAACATAACCGACGAAGAG GCTGTTCAGCAGATGAATGAGTTAAATGCAAACTATCAAGAGGCAATCATAAAATGtctaaaaggcagaaaagaagaaatcaggAATGCACTTGTAGAAACAGTAAATGCAATCTCATCTGCCCAGCTGCAGGATTTTGACTGGCAATTAAAA CTTGCTCTGTCCAGTGATAAGATCTCCACGCTGCAAATGCCACTTCTGAATCTTGATTTGGATGTGAGAGAAAATGGTGAAATTAAACCGATTTCTATAGAAATGAATaaggaagagctgcagaacCTAATAAATGCGCTGGAAGCTGCTAATAAG GTTGTCTTGCAGCTGAAATGA